In the Streptomyces formicae genome, one interval contains:
- a CDS encoding acetyl-CoA C-acetyltransferase: MSGTTGTTSVIVAGARTPMGRLLGSLKSFSGADLGGFAIKAALDRAGIGGDQVQYVIMGQVLQAGAGQIPARQAAVKAGIPMNVPALTVNKVCLSGLDAIALADQLIRAGEFDVVVAGGQESMTNAPHLLPKSREGYKYGAIEMLDSMAHDGLTDSFDGVAMGESTEKHNTRLGIARPEQDEIAAASHQRAAAAQKNGIFEAEITPVEIPQRKGDPVLFSKDEGIRAETTTESLGKLRPAFAKDGTITAGTSSQISDGAAAVVVMSKAKAEELGLDWIAEIGAHGNVAGPDNSLQSQPSNAIQHALKKEGLAVDDLDLIEINEAFAAVAVQSMKDLGVSSEKVNVNGGAIALGHPIGMSGARVVLHLALELKRRGGGVGAAALCGGGGQGDALIVKVAKG, from the coding sequence ATGTCTGGAACGACCGGCACCACCTCAGTGATCGTCGCGGGCGCGCGCACGCCCATGGGCCGCCTGCTCGGCTCCCTGAAGTCCTTCTCCGGCGCCGACCTGGGCGGTTTCGCCATCAAGGCCGCGCTCGACCGGGCCGGCATCGGTGGCGACCAGGTGCAGTACGTGATCATGGGCCAGGTGCTCCAGGCCGGGGCGGGGCAGATCCCGGCACGCCAGGCGGCGGTCAAGGCGGGCATCCCGATGAACGTCCCCGCACTCACGGTGAACAAGGTGTGCCTCTCCGGCCTCGACGCCATCGCGCTCGCCGACCAGCTGATCCGCGCGGGTGAGTTCGACGTGGTCGTCGCCGGCGGCCAGGAGTCCATGACCAACGCCCCGCACCTGCTCCCCAAGTCCCGCGAGGGCTACAAGTACGGCGCGATCGAGATGCTCGACTCCATGGCGCACGACGGTCTGACCGACTCGTTCGACGGTGTCGCGATGGGCGAGTCGACGGAGAAGCACAACACCCGCCTCGGCATCGCGCGCCCCGAGCAGGACGAGATCGCCGCGGCGTCCCACCAGCGGGCCGCGGCCGCGCAGAAGAACGGCATCTTCGAGGCCGAGATCACCCCCGTCGAGATCCCGCAGCGCAAGGGCGACCCGGTCCTCTTCAGCAAGGACGAGGGCATCCGCGCCGAGACGACCACCGAGTCGCTCGGCAAGCTGCGCCCCGCCTTCGCCAAGGACGGCACCATCACGGCGGGCACCTCCTCGCAGATCTCCGACGGCGCCGCGGCGGTCGTGGTGATGTCCAAGGCCAAGGCCGAGGAGCTCGGCCTCGACTGGATCGCGGAGATCGGCGCGCACGGCAACGTGGCGGGCCCGGACAACTCGCTCCAGTCGCAGCCCTCCAACGCCATCCAGCACGCCCTGAAGAAGGAGGGCCTGGCCGTCGACGACCTCGACCTCATCGAGATCAACGAGGCCTTCGCGGCCGTCGCGGTGCAGTCAATGAAGGACCTCGGGGTGTCCTCGGAAAAGGTGAACGTCAACGGCGGGGCCATTGCCCTGGGTCATCCGATCGGGATGTCCGGCGCCCGCGTCGTCCTGCACCTCGCCCTCGAACTGAAGCGGCGCGGCGGCGGTGTGGGCGCGGCCGCGCTGTGCGGCGGCGGTGGCCAGGGCGACGCGCTGATCGTCAAGGTGGCGAAGGGCTGA
- the meaB gene encoding methylmalonyl Co-A mutase-associated GTPase MeaB: protein MQDVPTLVAQAREGRPRAVARLISLVEGASPQLREVMAALAPLAGRAYVVGLTGSPGVGKSTSTSALVSAYRRTGKRVGVLAVDPSSPFSGGALLGDRVRMSDHASDPGVYIRSMATRGHLGGLAWAAPQAIRVLDAAGCDVILVETVGVGQSEVEIASQADTSVVLLAPGMGDGIQAAKAGILEIGDVYVVNKADRDGADATARELNHMLGLGESRGPGDWRPPIVKTVAARGEGIDEVVEALEKHRAWMEERGVLAERRAARAAHEVEAIAVTALRERIGSLHGDRRLSALAERIVAGELDPYAAADELVAGLTSG from the coding sequence ATGCAGGACGTCCCCACCCTGGTGGCGCAGGCCCGCGAGGGCAGGCCGCGGGCCGTGGCCCGGCTGATCTCCCTGGTGGAGGGGGCGTCCCCGCAGTTGCGCGAGGTGATGGCCGCGCTGGCCCCGCTGGCCGGGCGCGCGTACGTGGTGGGCCTCACCGGGTCGCCCGGAGTCGGCAAGTCGACATCGACGTCCGCGCTCGTGAGCGCCTACCGGCGTACGGGCAAGCGGGTCGGCGTGCTCGCCGTGGACCCGTCGTCGCCGTTCTCCGGCGGCGCGCTCCTCGGCGACCGGGTGCGGATGTCGGACCACGCGTCCGACCCCGGCGTCTACATCCGCTCGATGGCCACGCGCGGCCACCTCGGCGGGCTCGCGTGGGCCGCGCCGCAGGCCATCCGGGTCCTGGACGCGGCGGGCTGCGACGTGATCCTCGTCGAGACCGTGGGCGTCGGGCAGTCCGAGGTGGAGATCGCCTCGCAGGCCGACACCTCGGTGGTGCTGCTCGCGCCCGGCATGGGCGACGGCATCCAGGCCGCGAAGGCCGGAATCCTGGAGATCGGCGACGTGTACGTCGTCAACAAGGCGGACCGCGACGGCGCGGACGCGACGGCGCGCGAGCTCAACCACATGCTCGGGCTCGGCGAGTCCCGCGGCCCCGGCGACTGGCGGCCGCCCATTGTCAAGACGGTCGCGGCGCGGGGCGAGGGCATCGACGAGGTCGTCGAGGCCCTGGAGAAGCACCGCGCCTGGATGGAGGAGCGGGGCGTCCTCGCGGAGCGGCGCGCGGCGCGGGCCGCGCACGAGGTGGAGGCCATCGCGGTCACCGCCCTGCGGGAACGGATCGGCTCCCTGCACGGCGACCGCCGCCTGTCGGCTCTCGCGGAGCGGATCGTGGCGGGCGAGCTGGACCCCTACGCGGCGGCCGACGAACTGGTCGCCGGATTGACGTCGGGCTGA
- a CDS encoding PepSY domain-containing protein, with protein sequence MKRNIVIATVAAAALVAGGTATALAVTGDDESTAAEHSSVQVKDVKDDERDDTVENVSEAKAAKVSAADAIRAALAETRGTAVSVELDDEDGGLVWDVDVLKGSTWHNVEVDPGTGKVLGSWVDKDDDGDDAADTARVNSALKGASTSAGDAAKAAAAKGTVTSVDLDDDGTAGAWEVETTDAKGAEADWHVGLKGDKVTADRSDRHDDRGGKDDHDDRDGQDHDDDGSDD encoded by the coding sequence ATGAAGCGCAACATCGTCATCGCCACCGTCGCCGCCGCCGCGCTGGTCGCCGGAGGCACCGCCACCGCCCTCGCGGTCACCGGCGACGACGAGTCGACGGCCGCCGAGCACTCCAGCGTCCAGGTCAAGGACGTCAAGGACGACGAGCGCGACGACACGGTGGAGAACGTCAGCGAGGCGAAGGCCGCGAAGGTGTCGGCGGCGGACGCGATCAGGGCGGCCCTCGCGGAGACCCGGGGCACCGCGGTCTCCGTCGAGCTCGACGACGAGGACGGCGGCCTGGTCTGGGACGTCGACGTCCTGAAGGGCAGCACCTGGCACAACGTCGAGGTCGACCCCGGCACCGGCAAGGTCCTCGGCTCCTGGGTCGACAAGGACGACGACGGTGACGACGCCGCCGACACCGCCCGCGTGAACTCCGCGCTCAAGGGCGCGTCCACCAGCGCCGGGGACGCGGCGAAGGCCGCCGCGGCCAAGGGCACCGTGACCTCCGTGGACCTGGACGACGACGGTACGGCCGGTGCCTGGGAGGTCGAGACGACCGACGCCAAGGGCGCCGAGGCCGACTGGCACGTGGGCCTGAAGGGCGACAAGGTCACGGCCGACCGCTCGGACCGCCACGACGACCGCGGCGGCAAGGACGACCACGACGACCGTGACGGTCAGGACCACGACGACGACGGCTCCGACGACTGA
- a CDS encoding response regulator transcription factor yields the protein MRLLIVEDEKRLALSLAKGLTAEGYAVDVVHDGIDGLHRASEGTYDLVVLDIMLPGMNGYRICSTLRAAGNDVPILMLTAKDGEYDEAEGLDTGADDYLTKPFSYVVLVARVKALLRRRGAGGPSPVHTLGALKVDTAARRVFRADDEVTLTTKEFAVLEQLVLRAGEVVSKGDILEHVWDFAYEGDPNIVEVYISTLRRKLGATLIKTVRGAGYRLEVPR from the coding sequence ATGCGTTTGTTGATCGTGGAGGACGAGAAGCGGCTCGCGCTGTCCCTGGCCAAGGGCCTGACCGCGGAGGGCTACGCCGTCGACGTCGTCCACGACGGCATCGACGGGCTGCACCGCGCGAGCGAGGGGACGTACGACCTGGTCGTCCTCGACATCATGCTGCCCGGCATGAACGGCTACCGGATCTGCTCCACGCTGCGCGCCGCGGGCAACGACGTACCGATCCTGATGCTCACCGCGAAGGACGGCGAGTACGACGAGGCCGAGGGCCTGGACACGGGCGCCGACGACTACCTCACCAAACCCTTCTCGTACGTCGTGCTCGTCGCCCGGGTGAAGGCGCTGCTGCGCCGCCGCGGAGCCGGCGGGCCTTCGCCGGTGCACACGCTGGGGGCGCTCAAGGTCGACACGGCGGCGCGCCGCGTCTTCCGCGCCGACGACGAAGTCACCCTCACCACCAAGGAGTTCGCGGTCCTCGAACAGCTGGTGCTGCGGGCCGGTGAGGTGGTCTCCAAGGGCGACATCCTGGAACACGTCTGGGACTTCGCGTACGAGGGCGATCCCAACATCGTCGAGGTGTACATCAGCACGCTGCGCCGCAAGCTGGGCGCCACCCTCATCAAGACCGTGCGCGGCGCGGGCTACCGCCTGGAGGTGCCGCGATGA
- a CDS encoding sensor histidine kinase, whose product MRRLFGSVRARATLGAALVVALALVAAGAAVLLSLGDNLTGQADARANSAAREVASQLVSGRSYADLDLPDSEDSPVQVVDEDGRLVAVGEDLERISGTGVDAVKPGPATGQPSGDDDREEKGEEDSGADSGAGEISDDTEYSEGSATVDGESADYRFAAVEVSTEDGSKGDLTVYAGGSLSDEQSAVSTALTSMLVGFPLLLAVVAGTTWLVTRRALRPVAAITEEMSAITASEDLARRVPEPDTHDEIARLARTTNETLTALQTSVERQRRFVADASHELRSPIASLRTQLEVGAAHPELLDVDGAVEDTVRLQELAADLLLLARLDAGEKPGGARVDLAALVREELSQRTRDRVDVRMDLKSLEVAGSRGQLARVLGNLLNNAQRHARSRVAVTTRTDGAWAVLEVADDGSGVPEGERERIFERFVRLDDARSRDDGGAGLGLAIARDVAVRHGGTLVVREAPSGGALFELRLPIPQSSAE is encoded by the coding sequence ATGAGGCGGCTCTTCGGCTCGGTGCGGGCCAGGGCCACGCTCGGCGCCGCTCTCGTCGTCGCCCTCGCCCTGGTCGCCGCGGGCGCCGCCGTACTGCTCTCGCTGGGCGACAACCTCACCGGCCAGGCGGACGCCCGCGCCAACTCCGCCGCCCGCGAGGTCGCCTCGCAGCTCGTCTCGGGCCGCTCGTACGCCGATCTCGACCTGCCGGACAGCGAGGACAGTCCGGTGCAAGTCGTGGACGAGGACGGCAGGTTGGTGGCGGTCGGCGAGGATCTGGAGCGGATCAGCGGCACCGGCGTCGACGCGGTGAAGCCGGGGCCCGCGACGGGGCAGCCGTCGGGTGACGACGACAGGGAAGAGAAGGGGGAGGAGGACTCCGGGGCCGACTCGGGAGCCGGTGAGATCTCCGACGACACCGAGTACAGCGAAGGGTCGGCCACCGTCGACGGCGAGAGCGCCGACTACCGCTTCGCCGCCGTCGAGGTGAGCACGGAGGACGGGTCGAAGGGGGACCTCACCGTCTACGCGGGCGGCTCCCTCTCCGACGAACAGAGCGCGGTGTCCACGGCGTTGACCTCGATGCTGGTCGGCTTCCCGCTGCTGCTCGCCGTCGTCGCGGGCACCACCTGGCTGGTGACGCGCCGCGCGCTGCGCCCGGTGGCCGCCATCACCGAGGAGATGTCCGCGATCACCGCGTCGGAGGACCTGGCGCGCCGGGTCCCCGAGCCGGACACGCACGACGAGATCGCCCGTCTCGCGCGCACCACGAACGAGACCCTCACGGCGCTGCAGACCTCCGTGGAGCGCCAGCGCCGGTTCGTCGCGGACGCCTCCCACGAGCTGCGCAGCCCCATCGCCTCGCTGCGCACCCAGCTCGAAGTGGGCGCGGCCCACCCGGAGTTGCTGGACGTGGACGGGGCGGTCGAGGACACCGTGCGGCTCCAGGAGCTCGCCGCCGATCTGCTCCTGCTCGCCCGCCTGGACGCGGGGGAGAAGCCGGGCGGGGCGCGGGTCGACCTCGCGGCGCTCGTCCGCGAGGAGCTCTCGCAGCGCACCAGGGACCGCGTCGACGTGCGCATGGACCTGAAGAGTCTCGAAGTCGCCGGTTCCCGTGGTCAGTTGGCGCGGGTGCTCGGCAATCTCCTGAACAACGCACAGCGGCACGCACGCTCCCGGGTCGCGGTCACCACGAGGACCGATGGTGCCTGGGCGGTCCTCGAGGTGGCCGATGACGGGAGCGGCGTGCCGGAGGGCGAGCGTGAGCGGATCTTCGAGCGCTTCGTACGCCTGGACGACGCACGCAGCAGGGACGACGGCGGGGCCGGGCTCGGCCTCGCGATCGCGCGGGACGTGGCGGTGCGGCACGGCGGCACCCTCGTGGTCCGGGAGGCGCCGTCGGGCGGTGCGCTCTTCGAGCTCCGGCTGCCGATCCCTCAGTCGTCGGCGGAGTGA
- a CDS encoding MarR family winged helix-turn-helix transcriptional regulator, protein METETAPQWLTDEEQRAWRIHVEVNRMLTYQLEKDLQPFNLTMNDYDILVHLSESDELRMRMSDLAAATLQSKSRLSHQITRMENAGLVRRENCESDRRGLYTVLTEEGMETMQKVAPHHVASVRRHFVDLVSPEALGDLHKALTPIAEHLRGQRGKP, encoded by the coding sequence ATGGAGACCGAGACGGCCCCGCAGTGGCTGACCGATGAGGAACAGCGCGCTTGGCGCATCCACGTGGAGGTCAACAGGATGCTGACGTATCAGCTCGAAAAAGACCTTCAGCCGTTCAACCTGACCATGAACGACTACGACATCCTCGTGCACCTCTCCGAATCCGATGAGTTGCGGATGCGCATGAGCGATCTCGCCGCCGCCACTCTGCAGTCCAAGAGCCGCCTTTCCCACCAGATCACCCGCATGGAGAACGCGGGCCTGGTGCGCCGTGAGAACTGCGAGTCCGACCGGCGCGGCCTCTACACCGTCCTCACCGAGGAGGGCATGGAGACCATGCAGAAGGTGGCACCACACCACGTCGCCTCCGTGCGGCGACACTTCGTCGACCTCGTCTCGCCCGAGGCGCTCGGCGATCTGCACAAGGCGCTGACCCCGATCGCCGAGCACCTGCGGGGACAGCGCGGCAAGCCCTGA
- a CDS encoding AIM24 family protein, producing the protein MTLPSDDNVNAYTFCVELKASQWFLQKGKMIAYYGRVDFNGIGHGRLDRLVRTSFHSPLHASDWVVAEGQGKMLLADRAFDVNSYDLEDGNLTIRSGNLLAFQPTLALKQSIVPGFLTLIGTGKFVAASNGPVVFMEPPIRVDPQALVGWADCPSPCHHYDHGYLTGVIGGVRALTGIGGTSGEEHQFEFVGAGTVLLQSTEALMPEQATGEVPHQAGVPGGRGTPGQPGQQPGAPRLPGQLGDLQRRFGL; encoded by the coding sequence ATGACGCTGCCGAGCGACGACAACGTCAACGCGTACACCTTCTGCGTGGAGCTCAAGGCGAGCCAGTGGTTCCTGCAGAAGGGGAAGATGATCGCCTACTACGGGCGGGTCGACTTCAACGGCATCGGGCACGGCCGCCTGGACCGCCTGGTCCGGACCAGCTTTCATTCGCCGCTGCACGCGAGCGACTGGGTCGTGGCGGAGGGCCAGGGCAAGATGCTCCTCGCCGACCGGGCCTTCGACGTGAACTCGTACGACCTCGAAGACGGCAACCTGACCATTCGCTCCGGCAACCTCCTCGCTTTTCAGCCAACTCTCGCGCTGAAGCAATCGATCGTTCCGGGGTTTCTGACGCTGATCGGGACCGGCAAGTTCGTCGCCGCCTCGAACGGCCCGGTGGTCTTCATGGAGCCGCCGATCCGGGTGGATCCGCAGGCGCTCGTCGGCTGGGCCGACTGCCCCTCGCCGTGCCATCACTACGACCACGGATACCTCACGGGCGTGATCGGAGGCGTGCGGGCACTGACCGGCATCGGCGGCACCTCCGGAGAGGAGCACCAGTTCGAGTTCGTGGGCGCGGGCACCGTGCTGCTGCAGTCGACCGAGGCGCTCATGCCCGAGCAGGCCACCGGAGAGGTACCGCACCAGGCGGGCGTGCCGGGCGGACGGGGCACTCCGGGTCAACCGGGACAGCAGCCGGGCGCACCGCGTCTTCCCGGACAACTGGGGGACCTCCAGCGTCGCTTCGGGCTGTGA
- a CDS encoding AIM24 family protein, with amino-acid sequence MPFQEINSKMIEATVQPGTKIFSQRGAMLAYKGDVSFTPNIQGGQGGLMSMIGRRVAGEATPLMTVEGSGTVLFGHGGHHIQVIGLSGDTLYVEADRLLAFDGTLQQGTMFMGSQGGVMGMVRGQVSGQGLFTTTLKGHGAVAVMAHGGVIEVPISPQRPVHVDPQAYVAHHGDVRNKLSTALGWRDMVGRGSGEAFQLELSGSGTVYVQASEEKL; translated from the coding sequence ATGCCCTTCCAGGAGATCAACTCGAAGATGATCGAGGCCACGGTGCAGCCGGGGACCAAGATCTTCAGCCAGCGCGGCGCCATGCTCGCCTACAAGGGGGACGTCTCCTTCACCCCCAACATCCAGGGCGGGCAGGGCGGCCTGATGTCCATGATCGGGCGCCGGGTCGCGGGCGAGGCGACCCCCTTGATGACCGTCGAGGGCAGCGGCACGGTCCTCTTCGGGCACGGCGGCCATCACATCCAGGTGATCGGCCTCTCCGGAGACACCCTCTACGTGGAGGCGGACCGGCTGCTCGCCTTCGACGGCACGCTCCAGCAGGGCACCATGTTCATGGGCTCGCAGGGCGGCGTCATGGGCATGGTGCGCGGCCAGGTCAGCGGCCAGGGCCTGTTCACCACGACCCTGAAGGGGCACGGCGCGGTCGCCGTCATGGCGCACGGCGGAGTCATCGAGGTCCCGATCTCCCCGCAGCGCCCGGTGCACGTCGACCCGCAGGCGTACGTCGCGCACCACGGTGACGTACGCAACAAGCTGTCCACGGCCCTCGGTTGGCGCGACATGGTGGGCCGCGGCTCCGGCGAGGCGTTCCAGCTGGAGCTGTCGGGCAGCGGCACGGTGTACGTCCAGGCCTCGGAGGAGAAGCTGTGA
- a CDS encoding AIM24 family protein: MATFRLQGSRVLAVDMTGDAVKAKNGSMVAYDGQMAFKKMTGGGEGIRGMVTRRVTGEQMTVMEVKGHGTCWFADRATEINLVQLHGDKLYVEASNLLCTDAGLRTGTSFTGLRGATQGNGLFTTTVEGSGQAAIISDGPAVVLRVSQQYPLTVDPGAYIAHQGNLHQSFQSGVTFRTFMGEGGGEAFQIRFEGDGLVYVQPSERATIAGDV; encoded by the coding sequence GTGGCTACGTTCCGGCTCCAGGGGAGCAGAGTGCTCGCGGTCGACATGACCGGCGATGCCGTGAAGGCGAAGAACGGCTCGATGGTCGCGTACGACGGCCAGATGGCCTTCAAGAAGATGACCGGCGGCGGCGAGGGCATACGGGGCATGGTGACCCGCCGCGTCACCGGCGAGCAGATGACGGTGATGGAGGTGAAGGGGCACGGCACGTGCTGGTTCGCCGACCGTGCCACCGAGATCAATCTCGTCCAGTTGCACGGCGACAAGCTCTACGTGGAAGCGAGCAACCTGCTCTGCACCGACGCGGGGCTGCGCACGGGCACCAGTTTCACCGGGCTGCGCGGCGCGACCCAGGGCAACGGCCTGTTCACCACGACCGTCGAGGGCAGCGGGCAGGCCGCGATCATCTCCGACGGACCCGCGGTGGTCCTGCGCGTCTCCCAGCAGTACCCGCTGACGGTCGACCCGGGGGCGTACATCGCGCACCAGGGCAACCTCCACCAGAGCTTCCAGTCCGGCGTCACCTTCCGCACCTTCATGGGCGAGGGCGGCGGCGAGGCCTTCCAGATCCGCTTCGAGGGCGACGGCCTCGTCTATGTGCAGCCCAGCGAGCGGGCGACGATCGCGGGGGACGTCTGA
- a CDS encoding DUF3817 domain-containing protein, with amino-acid sequence MDIKTASALRRLRLVSAPEAVSFLLLLVCSVLKRTSDFNAVPAMGMIHGVLFVLYVLFWLDAWNRTKWDLKTGALYFVLSVLPTGGFFAERKLKREAEAAVIASRARREGVVGA; translated from the coding sequence GTGGACATCAAGACCGCTTCCGCACTCCGCCGCCTCCGCCTGGTCTCGGCCCCCGAGGCCGTTTCCTTCCTGCTGCTGCTCGTCTGCTCGGTGCTCAAGCGGACCTCGGACTTCAACGCCGTGCCCGCGATGGGCATGATCCACGGCGTGCTCTTCGTCCTCTACGTGCTCTTCTGGCTCGACGCCTGGAACCGCACCAAGTGGGACCTGAAGACCGGCGCCCTGTACTTCGTGCTCTCCGTCCTGCCGACCGGCGGCTTCTTCGCCGAGCGCAAGCTGAAGCGCGAGGCCGAGGCCGCGGTGATCGCCTCGCGCGCCCGTCGTGAGGGAGTCGTGGGCGCATGA
- a CDS encoding MTH1187 family thiamine-binding protein produces the protein MIVAFSVTPLGVGDDVGEYVADAVRVVRESGLPNRTDAMFTSVEGEWDEVMDVIKRAVAVVEERAPRVSVVMKADIRPGVTDGLTSKVETVERHLSA, from the coding sequence ATGATCGTCGCCTTCTCCGTGACCCCGCTGGGGGTCGGTGACGACGTCGGCGAGTACGTCGCGGACGCGGTCCGCGTGGTCCGCGAGTCCGGCCTTCCGAACAGGACCGACGCCATGTTCACCTCCGTCGAGGGGGAGTGGGACGAGGTGATGGACGTGATCAAGCGCGCCGTCGCCGTCGTGGAGGAGCGCGCGCCGCGCGTCTCGGTCGTCATGAAGGCGGACATCCGCCCCGGCGTGACGGACGGCCTCACCTCCAAGGTGGAGACGGTGGAGCGTCACCTCTCCGCGTAA
- a CDS encoding DUF4166 domain-containing protein has translation MTRPASIFRSVMGADFERLHPQIQRRFSVGLASGEACTGRGVMDRIWHGRGFVKPFLAAGGTRNILVPRQGRNVPFVIENVPYADTYGRETVTFVRTFDLPGGPRRFDAQMVLSPKGDRVLDYLGTHQHLASDLHFRAEPDGSLVIRSGEHRFREGPVDCRVPSLIGGDAEVRESYDERTGRFRIQVRVVNRHFGPLFGYEGSFTATYADVRACGVRPGLRPVREEARA, from the coding sequence ATGACGCGACCCGCGTCGATCTTCAGGAGCGTGATGGGCGCCGACTTCGAGCGCCTCCACCCGCAGATCCAGCGCCGCTTCTCCGTCGGCCTGGCGAGCGGCGAGGCGTGCACGGGCCGGGGCGTGATGGACCGGATCTGGCACGGCAGGGGCTTCGTGAAGCCGTTCCTCGCGGCCGGTGGCACGCGCAACATCCTCGTACCGCGCCAGGGCAGGAACGTGCCCTTCGTCATCGAGAACGTGCCGTACGCCGACACGTACGGACGTGAGACGGTGACCTTCGTGCGCACCTTCGACCTGCCAGGCGGCCCCCGCCGCTTCGACGCCCAGATGGTCCTGAGCCCCAAGGGCGACCGCGTGCTCGACTACCTCGGCACGCACCAGCACCTCGCCAGCGACCTGCACTTCAGGGCCGAGCCCGACGGCTCGCTCGTGATCCGCTCCGGAGAGCACCGTTTCCGGGAGGGCCCGGTGGACTGCCGCGTGCCCTCGCTGATCGGCGGCGACGCGGAGGTGCGGGAGTCCTACGACGAGCGGACCGGCCGCTTCCGGATCCAGGTGCGGGTGGTGAACCGGCACTTCGGGCCGCTCTTCGGGTACGAGGGTTCCTTCACGGCGACGTACGCGGACGTCCGTGCCTGTGGAGTCCGTCCCGGTCTGCGCCCGGTGCGCGAGGAGGCGCGCGCGTGA
- a CDS encoding TetR/AcrR family transcriptional regulator: MTPAKDPAKGLETRTKLLDGALRTLTEQGIAKTSARTIAAAAGVNQALVFYHFGSVDELLSEACRHGTEQRVTRYRERLSGISSLSELLAFGREMHEEEREAGHVAVLGQLLAGAQTQPRLAAATAAGLALWIEEIEKVLTRVLSASPLGEFADPVGLSRAVAASFVGLELYEGVDAVGTERALESLEQLSTLVTAIEDLGPIAQRAVRHRLRRVRP; encoded by the coding sequence GTGACACCCGCGAAGGACCCGGCCAAGGGCCTGGAGACCCGGACCAAGCTGCTCGACGGCGCGTTGCGCACGCTCACGGAGCAGGGCATCGCCAAGACGTCGGCGCGGACGATCGCGGCGGCGGCGGGGGTCAACCAGGCGCTGGTCTTCTACCACTTCGGCTCCGTCGACGAACTCCTCTCCGAGGCGTGCAGACACGGTACGGAGCAGCGCGTGACGCGCTACCGGGAGCGGCTCTCCGGCATCTCCTCCCTCTCCGAACTGCTCGCCTTCGGGCGGGAGATGCACGAGGAGGAGCGCGAGGCCGGGCATGTCGCCGTCCTCGGGCAGTTGCTCGCGGGGGCGCAGACGCAGCCTCGCCTCGCGGCGGCGACGGCGGCGGGGCTCGCCCTCTGGATCGAGGAGATCGAGAAGGTCCTGACCCGGGTCCTTTCCGCCTCCCCGCTCGGGGAGTTCGCGGATCCGGTGGGGCTTTCCCGGGCGGTGGCGGCGTCCTTCGTCGGTCTTGAGCTGTACGAAGGGGTGGACGCCGTCGGGACGGAGAGGGCGCTCGAGTCCTTGGAGCAACTGTCCACGCTGGTCACGGCGATCGAGGACCTGGGCCCCATCGCGCAGCGCGCGGTCCGCCACCGCTTGCGCCGCGTCCGGCCCTGA